In a genomic window of Balaenoptera ricei isolate mBalRic1 chromosome 3, mBalRic1.hap2, whole genome shotgun sequence:
- the RAB8A gene encoding LOW QUALITY PROTEIN: ras-related protein Rab-8A (The sequence of the model RefSeq protein was modified relative to this genomic sequence to represent the inferred CDS: deleted 2 bases in 1 codon) codes for MSGTLGLLPAPCPARPFPTSSRDRRGAGAGGGRGDARRAGSQWGGGGIGADGRAQGPVARRWQHFPSGRECNMAKTYDYLFKLLLIGDSGVGKTCVLFRFSEDAFNSTFISTIGIDFKIRTIELDGKRIKLQIWDTAGQERFRTITTAYYRGAMGIMLVYDITNEKSFDNIRNWIRNIEEHASADVEKMILGNKCDVNDKRQVSKERGEKLALDYGIKFMETSAKANINVENAFFTLARDIKAKMDKKLEGNSPQGSNQGVKITPDQQKRSSFFRCVLL; via the exons ATGAGCGGCACGCTCGGGCTGCTTCCGGCTCCGTGCCCAGCTCGCCCCTTCCCCACATCTTCCCGAGACAGGCGGGGCGCGGGGGCGGGCGGCGGCCGCGGTGACGCGCGTCGGGCCGGGAGCcaatgggggggt ggtgggatcgGCGCTGATGGACGGGCCCAGGGGCCAGTGGCGAGGCGCTGGCAGCACTTCCCGTCGGGGAGAGAGTGTAATATGGCGAAGACCTACGATTACCTGTTCAAGCTGCTGCTGATCGGGGACTCGGGGGTGGGGAAGACCTGTGTCCTGTTCCGCTTCTCCGAGGACGCCTTCAACTCCACTTTCATCTCCACCATAG gaaTTGACTTTAAAATTAGGACCATAGAGCTCGATGGCAAGAGAATTAAACTACAGATATG GGACACAGCTGGTCAGGAACGGTTTCGGACGATCACAACGGCCTACTACAGAGGCGCCATG GGCATCATGCTGGTCTACGACATCACCAACGAGAAGTCCTTCGACAACATCCGGAACTGGATTCGGAACATTGAGGAG caCGCCTCTGCAGACGTCGAAAAGATGATACTTGGGAACAAGTGCGACGTGAACGACAAGAGACAAGTTTCCAAGGAACGGGGAGAAAAG CTGGCCCTGGACTATGGAATCAAGTTTATGGAGACCAGCGCGAAGGCCAACATCAACGTGGAGAAC gcatttttcactcTCGCCAGAGACATCAaagcaaaaatggataaaaaattg GAAGGCAACAGCCCCCAGGGGAGCAACCAGGGAGTCAAAATCACACCAGACCAGCAGAAGAGGAGCAGCTTTTTCCGATGTGTTCTTCTGTGA
- the LOC132362962 gene encoding chromobox protein homolog 1-like: protein MGKKQNKKKVEEVLEEEEEEYVVEKVLDRRVVKGKVEYLLKWKGFSDEDNTWEPEENLDCPDLIAEFLQSQKTAHETDKSDGGKRKADSDSEDKGEESKPKKKKEESEKPRGFARGLEPEQIIGATDSSGELMFLMKWKNSDEADLVPAKEANVKCPQVVISFYEERLTWHSYPSEDDDKKDDKN from the coding sequence atggggaaaaaacaaaacaagaagaaagtggaggaggtgctagaagaagaggaagaagaatatgTGGTGGAAAAAGTTCTCGACCGTCGAGTGGTAAAGGGCAAAGTGGAGTACCTCCTAAAGTGGAAGGGGTTCTCAGATGAGGACAACACATGGGAGCCAGAAGAAAACCTGGATTGCCCCGACCTCATTGCTGAGTTCCTGCAGTCACAGAAAACAGCACACGAGACAGATAAATCAGACGGAGGCAAGCGCAAAGCTGATTCTGATTCGGAAGATAAGGGGGAGGAGAGCAaaccaaagaagaagaaagaagagtcagAAAAGCCACGAGGCTTTGCCCGGGGTTTGGAACCGGAGCAGATTATTGGAGCTACAGACTCCAGTGGAGAACTCATGTTcctgatgaaatggaaaaactctGATGAGGCTGACCTGGTCCCTGCCAAGGAAGCCAATGTCAAGTGCCCACAGGTTGTCATATCCTTCTATGAGGAAAGGCTGACGTGGCATTCCTACCCCTCGGAGGATGATGACAAAAAAGATGACAAGAATTAA